Within Astyanax mexicanus isolate ESR-SI-001 chromosome 2, AstMex3_surface, whole genome shotgun sequence, the genomic segment TTCACTCTGGGTtggatttgtatgttttttttgtctactacctaaCTGAATGTGTTCCTTTAGAGattttaagtctttaatattaatctagaaTGTAGTAAATCATACAAATATAGAACAAATATTTATGCAAATGTGTGCCCAAACGTTTGATTTATACTATTCACTGTGAAAAAATACTGAACTTTTCACCAGATACTAAAATAATATAGCGTGTAGCTCTAGTTAGAACCATTGATGCAACCTAAGATCATCTTTACCATCATCATCATGGTACCTACATGAGCCTCTAGCTGGTAACCAAGAAGAACATTCGTTACTTGTTAGAAGGATATTGAAATAGCAAGactacaaaaaaaactaaatcatctTTATACTGCTAGCTTCACTAGCCACTGCAATCCACTAAAATTAAATATCCCTCCTTCTCCTTATTGTCAGAGAGGGGTTAttattctcctccaagcgtgttcaaCACTTCAGTGATGTTGTGTTCACAGCAATTTAAAAAGATGCAGCTGCTGCTTTCATGTGACTTAAAGGAACCACATGCAATCATCCACACTTCCAGTAATTCCAAGAAACAATATGTTATAGGGAGAGTCCTATGTACTGAGTGggaactgactgactgacttctTGGTGCATAAATCCAAGGCTTTTCAAGGTAAGAGAGGACAGGGAATGCACAAACAAAACTGACCCTGTGAATcataatcaagtcaagtcaagtcaagtcaagaggcttttattgtcattacatctgagtacaggtacacagtgtgatgaaattacgttcctccggaaccatggtgcaacatagaaccacaagcaatagacaacataaagtgcaggagtgacgacagtgcaacataaaattataaaattataacactaaataacaataaatacaataaatacaaaagacgagacaatttaaagacaggacagtgcagtaccgatacggtataataaagtgtatagtggggataaggtgcagagatgtgtgacatactgtaacatatagaacatatataatcacagcagttactgaggtagagtttatagtttttaagagtgcagcaaataaagtcatgtcagcctctgtgtgctgactgggtgtgtgtgggtgaagttcagttctttgtgagtgtaaaggggggggtgtacagtttagttttgtgtaaaggggggggggtgtacagtttagttttgtgcgagtgtgttgggtgagtggtgggtggggtgggggttcagttctgtctctgtgcgttgagaagtctgactgcctggtggatgaagctgttgcagagtctagtagtggaggctcggatgctcctgtatcttctgccggatggcatcagagcgaagagtccgtgcgagggatgggtggggtcatccacaatgctggtggctttgcggatgcagcgtgtggtgtagatctcagtgatggagggaagagagatgattttctcagctgtccgcactatccgctgtaagGTCTTGctgtctgaggtgttgcaattcccaaaccagacggtaatgcaggtgctcaggatgctttctacagtgcctctgtagaacatggtgaggatgggggtgggagatgtgctttcctcagtctccgcaggaagtagaggcgctgctgggcttcaTGGACAACcacagaagaaaaaacacactgatCTTTTAGAAGTAGATTATAATCAATTTCTGTCCATGAGTGGCCTTTACTTTTTAACTTTATACTTTTTTGttgaataaaaaattaagaaagagtCAGGCAGTTATATTTCATTGAGTATTGAATAAAAACACGTAGGTGACACACAAGCAAATTTCAGTACACAGCCTTTctcatatttttcatattatatgtaatCACATATATGGTAAAAAATTGACTGTATCATTTTCATTGCAGAGTAGTCTTGTCCATTCCTTGTAAAATCTGATGTCCCGTACTTAATTGTAAATGGAGTTCTCTATCTTTTAGAACTCTAGTGGTATATGGTGGTGAAAAAAAGGGTTAATGGGTAGTTCCCACGTGGACTTGATACTACGTCTAAAGTCTGTGGCTCTTCAGCCAACTGCACTTTAAATCTCTAAATGGTTCTCAGAATGCCTCTGGCTTTTCTGTATGTCTGCCATGTTTAGCACTCAGTGGAAAAAAGATTAGTGAGAGGTTCCTGACTCAATCCCCCTAAAAGCTGTTTAAATTCAAATGTCTGAAATGGTTGTTGCGTCTGCCAGGGCCTGAGTGGCAGGTAAACGGTGGGTAAAACAGGCCTTCTGAGGAATATTTGTAAGAAAATGAACCTATGTTTTACTCAGTTCTCTTTTAGTAAATTCCAGTCTGTTCTGTTAATTCACCGTTTGTGTAACATTTTAGTTACTAAACATACTAATAAAAAAGTGAACAGAACCTAATACTTTGCTGACAGACAGAGATGTTACAATACTATATACAGTATCAAACTGTAGGCAGTTATTCCACAGTTATTGAAACATATCTGTCCACAGTACACTACACATTTTCAGTTTGCATCTCCATCCAAAATGGCCATTGCTGGGACTGGAACAGAAACCTAGTCACCAAAAAGTCATCCATTCTGGGGCAGATAACAGACCAAAATTAGCTATTAACTGTTTTGTGAAATCATTGACAAAACCCTCAAGGCAAATCGGCGCTGTGTCATTTGCTATGTGGGAACTGCTGAAGGACACACATTGGTAGCTTGGCAAGTGAACATTAATGCTTCAAAACCTCAGATAAAAATCTAGCAGGTTAAAAATCTGGACCTGCCAATGactctaaaatatttaaaagtttctAATAGTATCAGccagcctgtcacaataacattgTTTTTGTGAATTTACTGCACTTAAATGTATCAttgccactaatataatgataacacaAGACCATGAGCTTTTTCATTTCCTGTATGTGCACCTAATTTAGGACCCGAATAGCTCCTAGTTGGATCAAAGTAGGTTATAGTAGGCTCTTCAGCATAAATAAAGAGCCATTATGCAAATCCCTCAGTTCTTGAGGTATTCTGAGGTATCCTCAGTTCCAGATgtgggctggttcactgaaaagcacaaAGGTTTGTATAAGCCTGAACAGAACCAGTTCCAGTTCTTTTGGTCGaaaagagctgtattttttttgtaagtacaTGTGCTTTTTAACAcaaacacaatggacaatatcaCAATTTTAGGATAAAGGACAGTTTGGCCAATAAAGCAGGAACTATTGACAACAATATCAGCACTACTCTCTACTCTCCCTATTTTGTGAActtatcttgatatctattttattctgttttattttattctttttttatatttatcttattttaacaattgctcttttggTTGTAACTAGACTGTGAGTtaacaatttcgttccacctcatgtactaCGTGATGTAAATGATAAAGTTTATTTGATTCTTTATTAAAATGAATGCATTTGTgtacatttattgtacaataaatcagtAATGTAAATATAAGGACAGTCCCAGTAACAGCTCTTATAAACTGgatttttacctttttacatttttttctgcttgtttttaaTGGTATAAGACTGAATTCTCAGTAAGTTCTGTGAACAGAAAGATGCTGGATGCCTGTTTAGGTCTGAGGGGAAACTTCTGAGGAGTTTCTTTTTTAGAACTGATATTTTTTCTCTCCTACTCTCACTGATTTTTGCAGGCCTTGCTACTTAATAATTGAAAGGAAGTAACAACACTTTTAGTGAGAGTGTTTTAGATACTTCTTGCAGTCTGAAACATTCTGCTTCCACTAAACACACTATCTGTCTTCCCTCACAGCGCAGTGGAGGTGTTTGGACAGACAGAGTCTGGCCTGGATTTCTCCCAACTGGAGCACAAACTCAGCCATCTTCTCCCCTCAGAATAAACCCGTTCTTCTCATGTGCTGCTTTGTATCCCCcactttcctttcttttctttctctctctctctctctctctctctctctctctctctctctctctctctctctctctctctctctctctctctctctctctctctctctctctctctctctctctctctctctctctctctctctctctctctctctctctctctctctctctctctcggcttcAGTGAAGTCGTTTCCTATTCAGCCTCGGgagtcagaagcctgtaaacagAGCTCGGTTTAATCCGCCCACTTTTTTCACACGACTCAGCGCTTTGCATTGCGCATGCTCAGAGCGGGCCTCCCGCGCctgtgtgttgttgtgtttgaTGTAGCGGACAGGCCGCTCTGCTTTTCTGAGAGCAgagctgaagagagagaaagaaagaagagaaagaaagaaagagtttcCACTAAAAACAAAATAGACCTGCATTTTTAATGCTTTCGTTTCTGCAGTACGTTTCTGCACTCTGATAAAAAAGACTGGTATTAACAGTGAAAGAGCCTAAGCCATCTCCACTCAAAATTATAGgacaaaaatattttagtattttatatatttattttaattttaatttgctGATATTAACtgggagaaaaataagagtttaCAATTGCCCCATAGCGTGTGTATATGTCCTctcaaatgtttttattgtttctgtTCAGTGTGACAAATGTAATATACAActccggaaaaaaataagagattttgctatttataggtatatgtttgaataaaataaacacaataaatgttttattgtataaactacagacaacatttctcccaaattccaaataaaaatattgaaatttagagcctttatttgcagaaaatgagaaattcagaccgcaaataatgcaaataacacaagttcaaaatcaatatttggtggaataatgctggtttttaatcacagttttcatgcatcttggcctccaccagtcttacaccagtctttatgccactcctggtgcaaaaattcaagcaattcagtttggtttaatgccttgtgatcatcttcctcttgattatattccataggttttcaatttggcaaaatcaaagaaactcataatttttaagtggtctcttattgttttccatagctgtatactAGAATAAaacattgctgtccaataaaaaaaaatatcttattttttgtaaatttctAGTACAGTACATAGTAATTTGGACACACAAACTGCACCTTACATTGTGTCAATATATCATGATGGACcaataaactagaaataaactctttttacaaaaaaaaattatctctcctgtaaagttactgtttagGGGGTCATATTTTGCACTAGACAGTGCTGATGTGTAGCAGTGTGTcctctttatgaatatgcattTTACTTCAGAATTACAAAATTTGCCATATAATGATTTGTGCCATATCTTTTGCATATAGCTGCACACTGATTGCTGGTCTAGCCAAGCTCTTGCATCTGTAATTGCAATAAGCATACTGTAGTCTGTGTAGCAGGCAACACCATCTTCATCGTGGCAGACTAGCTATTTTTGATTCCTCATTTGAGCAATCCAATCCAAATCCAGACGACAGTCCACCAGTATCAGTCCTAACACTACGTTCCCCCACCACCGACCGACAACATGATTCAAATGCAGCTCACTCTGGACAAGAGCTTGAATGTCATGGAGACAAACATAATAAATGTCACAGTAAAAATGAACTGTGATATTGcaccacacctacacacacactcacctttcTCTGACTAAAAACAAAGCCGTGGCAGGACTGCACGGGTCAAGCTAAACTTCCCCTGTGGGTTTTCACATCCACCATCTGCTGTGTGCCTTGCCTTTTCCTGAGAGCAGCCTGAAAAGAATGGACCGGTTTccttcattttaaaacaatgtcctgaccctctttttttctctgctgcTTTCTGAGAAACAACGGCAACATAAAAAGGGAGGAGAGATTAGTGACTGGGAAAAATAATAAGACCAAGTCTACTGGGAAACATTGCCAAGATAGGAAATCTTTTattacagagaaaaaaacttttcttCCAAAATATAGAAATCTGTACAACTTCCGCACAATCAATTTACATGAACTGTACAAATTTACAGCAGTTCATTACAACATACccaaggaaaataaaaataaaacacaacaaaagaTGTACAGACTGGAGATCACAATATAGAGACAGCTTTTCTGCTTGGGtagctcagatttttttttttttttttttatacgttaaaaaaaagagaagaagaaaaaaaacaacaaaggatAAGTCTATCAGCACAGATCATGGAaactaatgttctttttttaccaAAACAACTTTGGTCCTCGCCAACACTCCTGACACAAATGGCTTCACTTATCAAAGAGCAGTCTGTGTTAAAATATGAAATACAAAAAGGAACACACCAAAAACATCTCAGAATATTAATTATTGGCACTTTCCATGTGTAAATGTTGTGGATGTGTTCTACCATAGGTTGTACAATAACAGTACATTCTACAAATACGCAAAACACCCCAAATGTGAAAGTGACAATAATTCTAGCCGCTGCTGACAAGATTGACAAGAAACGAACTGAGCAATTCCCTTCCATTTTACACATCTTAACATGCACTCCTCCGGTAAGGGTTGAATGTCTGAGGCCTGAGTTTGGCAATACATTCCTGTGGAGACTTTCACATCTCCATGTCACATAACTTAAAAAATGTTAGCATAGTGCATTTTATGTGCTCTTTCCTCCGAcgatccaaaaaacaaaaacactttgcGTATAAATGTCACTGAAACCCATTTGTGCGAAGGCGAACAGAACTCATATGAGGCTCAGAATCAAAGGGGAAGCCGTTATTGCCGCAGAGACGATGGGGGAGGGCAAGTTGTTTTAAAATCGTAGgtatttcaaaaataaaaagGGACATCCAAAATGTGCAATCGAATTTGGTTAAGATCACCCGAGTGTGGTAAAATGCtctgaataataaaaacaacccTCTGGAGAATCAGGGGGAGGGTGAATTTGGGGGAGTGCTGCCTGTCCGAGTTTAAGACTGCCTTGTGAAAAGTAGGACAGTGGGATATGTCCGAAAGCACGGACCGTCTTTTAGGAAGGcctaaaaatagtatcaaaaGAATAAGCGTGGCTTCATTAACTTGCTACGCGCAATTGCATCAGCCCATGTTGGAGATTAAAATGAACAGATGTGTGCTGCTGTCCAATGTAACAGAAACGGGGTTCTCTGCCTTTTATTGGCCAATGGAGGGcaacagtagagagagagaggacgagacAGAAGGGAGGGCAGTGCATCAACAACCTGGCTTCATTACCCATGATCCTCTAGGGTCAGAGGCATTAGCACACATACAGGACTGATCATCAGCACCCTGCCTCAGCAGCTTAAGAGCTAAGGCCAGAACCCCGCAACACACacgcacatgaacacacacaaacacacacacacacacctttacagaCAATCCCCAACTATTCCATCCTGCAGAATGACCTGACCTTCCCCAACTCAAGTGCACTCGAACTAGTTCGTATCTGATCTCATGTAAACAGATTCAACATGAATCCATCAGCAGCACCATGACCAGAGACTGGGAGGTACCATCCATCTCCATTCTCTCCCTCACTTAATCTCACACACCCTCAAGTAAGGCTCAGTGGGGTTTGGAGCgcactaaagtgtgtgtgtgctggttggtCTCTCCTccgaggctgttttttttttttttacttgagtgTGTACACAGTGTCGGAGGGGGGTCACGGAGGAACGTGAAATTTAGCTGCTCTGGTCTGGTGGgtgacccccctcctcccccctggAACCTGGAGTGAGAGAGGCATgatatgtatattgtatatacgTGGTACTATGTGCGCTCCGAGCTGAGGGGTAGTGGGTGGCTGGCTCTTTTGTCTCCAAGCTGCTGGCCATGTGAGCCCTGTGCTTCAGCGTGCTGTGTGagaaaacatgagaaaaaaaatctctctttCCCTTCAATTCTCAAAGATGGAGAAATGGACTACAGCCCAGCCCTGTGGGTTCTGAGGTTTGAGATAGTTTAGGGATAAAATTCAACACAGGATGGTTCTCTTCCCTCTCACTCAGCATACACACAAAACCTAAACGTcccacaacatacacacagtgcttTCAGGCCAGTGCAGATCACAGCCAGACCTCTATCCATACTCCAATCTCCctgatgctttaaaaaaacaatcaattaaaacaagcaaaacagcTACTCTTGCAcaatgtgatgtgtgtgtgtgtggatggaaaGTTTAACCTGCGTCATATAACTGAAATATCAACTTGGGGCCAGCTTCACAAATGCCTTGCAAAGGTTAAGTCATACACTTATCTATTTGCTGTTCTATGGTATGTATGTTGTTATACTGGCTTCTTGGTTTAAATCATAtttgtttcttttgtgtttgttttcaaaaaataaaatacagcataaTCCATTATGCTCCATAATTCCAACCAAATAACAGAAAATTGGGgggaaaaactaaataaacagaaatagtgTGATCTGATGCTGGGACATTCAAAAAGTTGGAATGTGgctgtttttatcaaaacatCCCACGCAAATTTAAATGTCAAAAGTGCATTCAATGCCTTTCCTAAGCAGACCCGGACTAGGCTACGCTACATATTTTTTTGGCATGACAACACAaaaaggcttaaattaaattaatttttttttcaaatgacaTTCATTCTAAAGGTATAAAGAATGAGAACATTTCCGTCACAGTGTCAACAACGACAGCCATGGCAGACAGAAGCGACATTTGCTTTCCAGAGCAGTAGCATAGAGAAGAAGTTAGGCTTTCTGAAACTTTGTTTGTGCCAGTCAAACTGAAGCCCAGGAGAAGAGGTCAAATGTGGTCGACAGCAATGCACCAGACGCTGAGATAAAAAGGGGAGGGTAATAGCGCCCTGTGGTCCAAAAacacatcagtttttttttttagttttttttttttaagaaaaggcTCTTAAAGGCGGCCCCTCAGCACTGGTGCAACTGCTGGCATGCCTGGACTTCAGAAAGCCTAGACTTAGAGGGCGCTGGTCTGCGGCAGTGAGATGAAATAAATGACGTGAGAAAAAGTGCAAAGTCAACATTGACTGTTGAGAATAAAAGCCCCCAGTCTGAAGCCATTTGCTCCAGGAAACAGGAGGGGAAATGGTCTTCATAGCTGCCCCAGGGTCTGAGTCTCTGGTAGATCCAACACAAAAACAGAACAGACAAACCAAACGCTTGAAATTAACCTACGAGGTTTCCATCATCTGAACATACTAGGCCACATCCTCcgcttttttttcctttctcctctctttaatttttttttctccttatttcATGTGGTTATCTTAAAAACCAACCGGACACAGCTCCTTTAGCTGGACACGGTCATCATATATGGTTTGGCTGGGCTGGTTCGTCCCAGCACCAGCAGTTCTTCCTTGCAGCTGATATGACTGTCCACCAGGGAGCTGTTGCTGGTTCCAGTGGAGGCGCTGTTGTTGGTGATAGCAGAGGGCTGTGACTCGTAGAGAACGCAGATAGAGCCGTCCTCACCGATGCGGTAGGACACCTCAAAGGGGTCCACCCACAGGGTGAGCTCACTGGGCAAGAGCAGGTAGAGCTGCTGGATGGACAGGCCGATGCGCTGGCCTGCCTGCCCCACCAGAGGGTCCATCTTGTGGTTGATGCGTATGCAGCGGTAGCCTGAACCCTTACAGGGTCTGTCAGGGAACCAGTGGTGTTTATACTGTTCTGTGGGGAGAAAGAAAAGAGACTGTCATTTCACtttgaaaacaaaatatataagacatactgaaaaaaacaaaccaaaaaaaaaaaaaatactgcaaaaacaaaacactcCAACAAAAATATACTTTAACCAAACATCaagctattttaatttaattattatatacagAGCGGTTAACATATTACAAATACAGTATTTGGACACTTAAAAAACAACATACTACTCAATAAATGATACTTTAAAAGAGATTATAAGAGGTAGAGgtagtttcccagacagagattaagcctagtcgtgttcctatgttttccttttaacagaaaaaaaacattcataatgCTTAAGACTATGCCTAACCCTTGTCTAGGAAACTGCCTTAATGTGATCAACAGCAACCAACAACATAACATTGATAAAATTACTGTAAATCCGTACTTTGCTTTGgcctatattgtttttttatagcaTAATAAAGGCCAATGTCTGAGAAGATTTTTATTTGTGGTGGGAAAAAAACTGCAGGCGAAACACTGATAAACAGTCATAAACGGTCTCAAGGGCTACGTGACGAACAAGGACAGGTCCGTTTGATTGCACAATCCCCTTTTGACCTGAGCGTCACAAAGTCCTCAATTGATGGCGCAGAACAACAAGAGCAAAAGGTTCAGGCCCTGGCAGAGCAGCTGTAGGGGTGGAGCTCTGCTCTTAAAGAGAGAGAGGCCAAGTTTAACCAGATGCTCATCAAAATGCCAGAGAAGCAGGAGAGTATGGCTTCATAAACTTTTAAAAgagtaaaacacatttacaatagagccacaccatatatatatatatatatatatatatatatatatatatatatatatatatatatatatatatatatatatatatatataagaccatGTATACACAGCTTTACCTCTAACAATCTGTCACATTTCCCACTTTAATGTGTTTACGTGGCACAAAATATTTGTTGCCAGTGTAAAGTGTAGAAAAAAATGTAGCAGAGACTTGGGTAAATCATGTGAGTGGAAACCACAACCCTACAAAAGCCTTATTTATCATGTAGAGCTCTTTCGGTAGGCTGGGCTGCTCTCTTTTCCCCCCAGTCAGTAGTGAGTTTCAGGAAGGGAGTATGAGGACGGGATGTGCCACAGCTTTAGAAAGGCCCAAAATAGGCCAGGCCCCACAGGCCACCTGTAGACGTGGGTTTATAATGCCCGCTGTGTTTCATGTGGGACACTCTGCTCCATTATAATGGTAGCTTTCAAAACACTGTAATGAAAGCTAGAATTGTTTGATTTTTTGTGAGAAAGTCTGGTATATTGAAATTTCCTCCCACATTATGAAGCACGTCGCAGTTGCTATTCAGGGTTAAGTCGACACAAATCCACTGT encodes:
- the btg1 gene encoding protein BTG1; protein product: MLRARATMKPEITAAVGFLSRFIRVKGHVNDRQLQTFSQTLQDILAEQYKHHWFPDRPCKGSGYRCIRINHKMDPLVGQAGQRIGLSIQQLYLLLPSELTLWVDPFEVSYRIGEDGSICVLYESQPSAITNNSASTGTSNSSLVDSHISCKEELLVLGRTSPAKPYMMTVSS